CAATGTTGGATCGCCCCTAATGTTTGTGTTAAGGAAAAAACTGTAATTGGTGATAAAGGTTATATCGGGATTGGTGCTGTTGTCATAAAAAATGTAAATGCAGAGACTATTGTGGTTGGAAATCCAGCCAAACAATTAATGAAATAAATATGTTTAGTGATTTTTATATAGGACAAGAAGCGACGATATCTAAAACGTTTGTTTTTGATGAAGTTGTTGCCTTTTCGGAATTAAGTTTAGATCGAAATCCGATTCATCTTGATAAGGAATATGCTAAAAAAGGAATCTTTAGTGATTTGATTGTTCATGGTTTACTTACTTCTTCATTAATAAGTGCTGTAATTGCAAATAAGTTACCGGGACCAGGTTCTATATATTTGAGTCAAAGTTTAAAGTTTTTAAAGCCTGTATATCATAATGAAGAAGTTGTTGCAAAGGTTAAAA
The window above is part of the Butyricimonas paravirosa genome. Proteins encoded here:
- a CDS encoding MaoC family dehydratase, whose amino-acid sequence is MFSDFYIGQEATISKTFVFDEVVAFSELSLDRNPIHLDKEYAKKGIFSDLIVHGLLTSSLISAVIANKLPGPGSIYLSQSLKFLKPVYHNEEVVAKVKIVDIKHEKLIIMLETQCFVNDIIVLDGIAVVKYMSL